One window of Fibrobacter sp. UWEL genomic DNA carries:
- a CDS encoding nucleotidyltransferase family protein — protein MEVVVLAGGLGTRLRSVVSEVPKCMATVAGKPFLWYLLKYLTRYDVSRVVLSVGYLREVIFKWIDENKAEFPFEFDYAVEEEPLGTGGGIKLALDKVQGNCAFVLNGDTFFDVDLNEQKKLYDSVEKDIVLALKPMQNFDRYGTVVYDEKSCAVSAFNEKKHCEEGLINGGVYLVSTKSNIFEGLPQKFSFETAVLEKQCAAGNIAGLVQNGYFIDIGIPEDYRKADAEFDSLF, from the coding sequence ATGGAAGTTGTGGTTTTGGCCGGTGGCCTTGGAACAAGGCTTCGTAGCGTTGTAAGTGAAGTCCCTAAGTGTATGGCGACTGTTGCCGGTAAACCATTCCTGTGGTATCTTCTGAAGTACTTGACTCGATATGACGTGTCTCGAGTTGTCCTCAGTGTCGGCTATCTTCGTGAAGTCATCTTTAAATGGATTGACGAAAACAAGGCTGAATTTCCCTTTGAATTTGACTATGCTGTAGAGGAAGAGCCTCTAGGTACCGGAGGTGGTATTAAGCTGGCTCTTGACAAGGTTCAGGGCAATTGCGCTTTTGTCCTGAATGGCGATACCTTCTTTGATGTGGATCTGAATGAACAGAAGAAGTTGTACGATTCCGTAGAAAAGGATATTGTACTGGCTCTTAAGCCTATGCAGAATTTTGATCGTTATGGTACCGTCGTTTATGATGAAAAGTCTTGTGCAGTATCTGCTTTTAACGAGAAGAAACACTGCGAAGAAGGTCTTATTAATGGCGGCGTCTACCTTGTCTCCACGAAGTCGAATATTTTTGAGGGATTGCCCCAAAAGTTCTCCTTCGAAACTGCAGTGCTGGAAAAACAATGTGCAGCGGGTAATATTGCGGGCCTTGTCCAGAATGGTTATTTTATTGACATTGGCATTCCCGAAGATTACCGCAAGGCCGATGCTGAATTTGATTCCTTGTTTTAA
- a CDS encoding glycoside hydrolase family 5 protein yields MIKTKSFFLLILFFAIATSTLNATETFNIRRGINLSEWLEKNEDLDQKESVITTADIDSLKAYNFDHIRIPIREEVLFDESLKVRPEIFNLLKSRIDYCKKVGLKVIIDLHGTRLFSFTNSSNSLFSEPQPIDSFLSIWEKIQELFRDYPTDFLAYECLNEPAAAKDKHHLWNNVLARWIPFIRKTEKNRFLIIGTNRGNQLWTLKFLKYPEDNRLILSIHYYYPFKFTHFHPNDAIAKDYGLKAHYPGKVINDQEYRRIPSSHKKEFDEYREYYDKNKIYEDLKQAILFSKKHNIPLNIGEFGCRRFVDDKDRLQWFRDVTSLLRENGISYTLWGLNGAGFGIKINGVIDKPMLDAIK; encoded by the coding sequence ATGATCAAGACTAAGAGTTTTTTTTTACTCATCCTATTTTTCGCTATCGCGACATCAACGTTAAACGCAACGGAAACCTTTAACATTCGCCGCGGAATCAACTTAAGTGAGTGGCTAGAAAAAAATGAGGATCTAGACCAAAAAGAATCCGTCATCACCACCGCAGACATTGACAGTCTTAAGGCATATAATTTTGACCACATCCGCATTCCTATTCGCGAAGAAGTTCTTTTTGACGAGTCTTTAAAAGTTCGCCCCGAAATTTTCAACCTTCTGAAAAGCCGAATTGATTACTGCAAAAAAGTCGGACTGAAAGTCATTATAGACCTCCACGGCACACGGCTTTTTTCTTTCACAAATTCCAGCAATTCTCTTTTCAGCGAGCCCCAGCCCATCGATTCATTTTTGTCAATTTGGGAAAAGATTCAGGAGCTTTTCCGTGATTACCCAACAGACTTCCTTGCCTACGAATGTTTGAACGAACCCGCCGCCGCCAAGGATAAACATCATCTGTGGAATAACGTTCTTGCCAGATGGATTCCTTTTATTCGTAAAACCGAAAAGAATCGTTTTTTAATCATAGGGACGAACCGTGGCAACCAACTGTGGACGCTGAAGTTCTTAAAGTATCCCGAAGACAACCGTCTTATTCTGTCCATTCATTATTACTATCCCTTTAAATTTACCCATTTCCATCCCAACGACGCGATTGCCAAAGACTATGGCTTAAAAGCACACTATCCAGGAAAGGTCATCAACGATCAAGAGTATCGTAGAATTCCAAGTTCCCACAAAAAAGAATTCGACGAATACAGGGAATACTACGACAAGAACAAAATCTACGAAGACCTAAAGCAAGCCATCCTGTTTTCAAAAAAGCACAACATTCCGTTGAACATAGGAGAGTTCGGCTGCAGAAGGTTTGTGGATGACAAAGACAGACTCCAATGGTTCAGGGACGTGACAAGCCTCCTTAGAGAAAACGGGATTTCATACACCTTATGGGGATTGAACGGAGCTGGCTTTGGCATCAAGATTAACGGTGTTATAGACAAGCCGATGTTGGACGCAATTAAATAG
- a CDS encoding glycosyltransferase family 1 protein codes for MKKILFDLTKTQPVNGSKYHGGGKYGLEVFYKLAETAPQSIVGFYNDDLFIEENVLKICQKNNIPLIKASEKSIMDAAKEWGKVIYSPLFDPIYNTDPEVEVILTIHDMRPLEMVGDTFEKFYKHKRKLVGTILLKLGLSNLRQWLIQKKKFADTLRSQRDIFTHKNFHIVTVSEHSKSAMQAFVPTLNDKDVQVYYAPSTTKSDFESKNCSNEYGKYYLIVSGNRWLKNGARAMLALDQLFSERPDFTGKVVITGLSNLSDITIKFNNPERFICRGYVDEDELASLYQNAYTLVYPSLNEGFGYPPMEAMHKGCPVLASATASITEICGDSVIYFNPYLINEIKMRILALENQDLRNTIIAKGFAREKEIRQKQNSDLEKLCSYILSFGEEQ; via the coding sequence ATGAAAAAGATTCTTTTTGACTTAACTAAAACGCAGCCGGTAAACGGAAGTAAATACCACGGTGGCGGAAAATACGGCCTCGAAGTATTCTATAAGTTGGCAGAAACTGCTCCGCAAAGCATCGTTGGCTTTTACAACGACGATCTCTTCATTGAAGAAAACGTCCTGAAGATTTGTCAAAAGAACAACATCCCGCTTATTAAGGCTTCAGAAAAATCCATCATGGATGCGGCCAAAGAGTGGGGCAAGGTCATTTACAGCCCCCTTTTCGATCCAATCTACAATACGGATCCTGAAGTAGAAGTAATCCTGACCATCCACGACATGCGTCCGCTAGAAATGGTGGGAGACACTTTCGAGAAGTTCTATAAGCACAAGCGAAAACTCGTTGGAACAATTCTGCTTAAACTTGGCTTAAGCAACCTGCGTCAGTGGCTAATCCAAAAGAAAAAGTTTGCCGACACCTTGCGTTCCCAGCGAGATATTTTTACCCACAAGAATTTCCACATCGTTACCGTTTCAGAACATTCCAAAAGTGCGATGCAGGCCTTTGTACCGACCTTGAATGACAAGGATGTGCAAGTCTATTATGCACCGTCCACCACCAAAAGCGATTTCGAAAGCAAGAACTGCAGTAACGAATACGGGAAGTACTATCTCATTGTCAGCGGCAATCGCTGGTTAAAGAACGGTGCGCGAGCCATGCTCGCCCTGGACCAGCTGTTTTCAGAACGTCCCGATTTTACTGGAAAGGTCGTCATTACAGGCTTATCCAACCTGAGTGACATCACCATTAAATTCAACAATCCAGAACGATTCATTTGCAGGGGCTACGTTGACGAAGACGAACTGGCAAGCCTGTATCAGAACGCCTACACCCTAGTCTACCCGTCCTTGAACGAAGGCTTTGGCTATCCTCCCATGGAAGCTATGCACAAGGGCTGCCCCGTACTTGCTTCGGCCACAGCATCTATTACAGAGATCTGCGGAGATTCTGTTATCTACTTCAACCCCTACTTGATTAACGAAATCAAGATGCGAATTCTCGCCTTGGAAAACCAGGACCTGAGAAACACAATCATTGCAAAGGGTTTTGCAAGAGAAAAGGAAATCCGCCAAAAGCAGAATAGCGACCTGGAAAAGCTTTGTTCCTACATTCTTTCCTTTGGAGAAGAACAATGA
- a CDS encoding O-antigen ligase: MIAWFVNIAIIALGVYILKDIRKGFCAALCARILFPEVTRFQAFGVNLAIYDILIAFLGLSFLWSLYKREFSDFKGKKPSGLIFFIIFYYLSSCVLIFFSADLIPQEEQFKCFFKTAFQETFYLIVGYYALRDADRKFFFNLLIAVACVAGLYGIYAYMTSSNPYVMSIISSFSVDSNYDEFLTEARGALKSRTSGTLAHPLTWGQLWGLLFAFYAVLSQTDQKPLWFNIAFSGLALINILLCGSRTALISAIVFGIFFFFSRESVTRFKILAAAFIFLMGVLALPINDSKYPVVTYMKSAIFFWDDSYSRSAGINGSNADMRLEQLDEVVTILEMFPMGGLGYNSTTIFADHPLFDRMRGFESVAFRKTLEQGWLGFLCFLISFAGFAIWSIRNTSTGKEKLFMAGYFASYMASILVTGIQSTWFVFLLLPLLYSSGKNEEIELIEEDLEGSKDAEELDDQD; the protein is encoded by the coding sequence ATGATTGCCTGGTTCGTAAACATCGCTATCATAGCCCTTGGTGTATACATACTCAAGGACATCAGGAAAGGATTCTGCGCGGCGCTTTGCGCCAGAATTCTTTTTCCTGAAGTGACCCGATTCCAGGCCTTCGGTGTCAATCTCGCTATTTACGACATTCTCATTGCGTTCTTAGGACTCTCTTTCCTGTGGTCCCTATACAAAAGAGAGTTCTCCGACTTTAAGGGGAAAAAACCTTCCGGCCTTATCTTCTTCATTATTTTCTATTACCTGTCTTCCTGCGTACTTATTTTCTTCTCTGCAGATTTGATCCCACAGGAAGAACAATTCAAGTGTTTTTTTAAGACAGCCTTCCAGGAAACCTTCTACCTAATCGTCGGTTACTATGCCTTACGCGATGCCGACAGGAAATTCTTTTTCAATTTACTGATTGCAGTAGCATGCGTTGCAGGCTTGTACGGAATCTACGCCTACATGACTAGCAGCAATCCCTATGTAATGTCCATTATCAGTTCGTTTTCCGTAGACAGTAACTACGACGAATTTCTTACTGAAGCTCGAGGCGCCCTGAAAAGCAGAACCTCTGGTACCTTGGCACATCCCCTCACCTGGGGTCAGCTCTGGGGACTCCTCTTTGCGTTTTATGCAGTTCTTTCACAGACAGACCAAAAACCTCTTTGGTTCAACATTGCGTTTTCAGGCTTAGCGTTGATCAACATTCTCTTGTGCGGAAGTAGAACTGCGCTGATATCTGCAATTGTATTCGGTATTTTCTTCTTCTTTTCAAGAGAAAGCGTCACCAGGTTTAAAATTCTGGCGGCAGCATTTATCTTCTTGATGGGAGTTCTAGCGCTTCCGATCAACGATTCAAAATACCCAGTCGTCACCTACATGAAATCAGCAATTTTCTTCTGGGATGATTCCTATTCCCGTTCTGCGGGGATTAACGGCAGTAATGCAGACATGCGCCTGGAACAGCTTGACGAAGTAGTCACTATTCTGGAAATGTTCCCTATGGGCGGATTAGGCTACAATTCAACAACCATCTTCGCCGACCACCCCCTATTCGATCGCATGCGCGGATTCGAAAGCGTAGCCTTTAGAAAGACCCTTGAACAAGGATGGTTGGGATTTCTGTGTTTCCTCATTAGCTTTGCCGGATTTGCCATCTGGTCCATTAGAAACACGTCAACAGGAAAAGAAAAACTTTTCATGGCAGGATACTTCGCCAGCTATATGGCCTCCATTCTTGTCACAGGCATTCAAAGCACTTGGTTCGTATTCCTGCTGTTGCCCCTGTTATATTCTTCCGGTAAGAATGAAGAAATTGAACTTATCGAAGAGGACTTAGAGGGTTCCAAAGACGCGGAAGAATTAGATGATCAAGACTAA
- a CDS encoding dehydrogenase gives MIIRSKAPLRLGLAGGGSDVSPYSDIYGGLVLNATINLYAYTTIEETDDGMITIQGHDSDCFESYPVAKEIPTNGKGDLIKGTYNRVVRDFDIPLKSFKITTYNDAPAGSGLGTSSTMVVSILKAFVEWLGLPLGDYEIARLAYEIERKDLGLSGGKQDQYAAAFGGFNYMEFLPNDVVIVNPLKIKRWIVDELEASMVLYFTGRSRSSAQIIDEQKKNTESGNSKSVEAMHRIKQGSVDMKLAVLKGDMQSFSKVLGQNWEDKKKMANAITNPVIEEAFEVATAAGAKAGKVSGAGGGGFIMFFVEPTRKKEVVDALRKLDGFTMPFNFTDGGAHGWKIYETDNVNSLKY, from the coding sequence ATGATTATTCGCAGTAAAGCACCTCTTCGTCTCGGTCTTGCCGGAGGCGGTAGCGATGTGTCTCCTTATAGTGATATTTATGGTGGACTTGTTTTAAATGCAACAATCAATTTGTACGCATATACCACTATTGAAGAAACTGACGACGGCATGATTACGATTCAGGGTCATGATAGTGACTGCTTTGAATCTTATCCTGTAGCTAAAGAGATTCCCACCAACGGGAAGGGGGACTTAATTAAGGGCACCTACAATCGTGTAGTTCGTGACTTCGACATCCCTCTGAAATCTTTTAAGATAACGACCTACAATGATGCTCCCGCAGGTTCTGGCCTGGGAACATCGTCTACCATGGTTGTCAGTATTCTAAAGGCCTTTGTTGAATGGCTTGGCCTCCCTCTGGGTGATTATGAAATTGCCCGTCTTGCCTACGAAATCGAACGTAAGGATCTTGGCCTAAGTGGAGGAAAACAGGATCAGTATGCTGCAGCGTTTGGCGGGTTCAATTATATGGAATTTCTGCCGAACGATGTTGTTATCGTGAACCCCCTTAAGATCAAGCGTTGGATTGTGGATGAACTTGAAGCATCCATGGTTCTCTACTTTACTGGAAGAAGCCGTTCATCTGCCCAGATTATTGATGAGCAGAAAAAGAATACGGAAAGCGGTAATTCAAAGTCCGTGGAAGCAATGCATCGAATTAAGCAAGGCTCGGTGGATATGAAGCTTGCTGTCTTGAAGGGTGACATGCAGTCCTTTAGTAAGGTGCTTGGCCAGAACTGGGAAGACAAGAAAAAAATGGCTAATGCCATTACCAATCCGGTTATCGAGGAAGCTTTTGAAGTTGCTACTGCAGCAGGTGCAAAGGCTGGTAAGGTTAGCGGTGCCGGTGGCGGTGGCTTCATCATGTTCTTTGTTGAACCTACTCGCAAAAAAGAAGTCGTTGATGCTCTCAGAAAGCTGGATGGCTTTACCATGCCCTTTAACTTTACTGACGGTGGTGCTCACGGCTGGAAAATTTACGAGACGGACAACGTCAATTCGTTAAAGTACTAG
- a CDS encoding glycosyltransferase family 2 protein has protein sequence MDVSIIIVTYNTRQMTAECIDSVFEKTSGIDFEVILVDNASADGSKEFFEKDQRIRYIYSPENLGFGRANNKGAEVAKGKYLFLLNSDTLLENNAVKEFYDYMEQADSQTACCGCLLVNKDHERIHSFGSFHTLTNAIVEKCWPLDRFKILLKLGKFPKYDNPKFETDQEAFEVPFATGAALVVRKEVSDKYGLFDPDFFMYSEDMDLQHRYFEHGFKSVIIRTPQIIHLFGMSSKKGSVKKIEMNFKSLFLYMKKHYSFGYYTLFSLLFKSLYSISFSVRRSYTLKEKFAHIRFVQKL, from the coding sequence ATGGACGTTTCAATCATCATTGTCACCTACAACACTCGACAGATGACTGCCGAGTGCATCGACAGTGTTTTCGAAAAAACTTCCGGAATTGATTTTGAAGTTATCCTTGTGGACAACGCATCTGCAGATGGTAGCAAGGAATTCTTCGAGAAAGATCAGCGAATTCGTTACATTTACAGTCCCGAAAATTTGGGATTCGGCAGAGCCAACAATAAAGGCGCAGAAGTTGCCAAGGGTAAGTATTTATTCCTTCTGAATTCAGACACGTTGCTAGAAAATAACGCCGTCAAGGAATTCTACGACTATATGGAACAGGCCGATAGCCAGACAGCTTGCTGCGGTTGCCTTTTAGTCAATAAGGATCATGAGAGAATTCATTCCTTCGGTTCCTTCCATACTCTGACCAACGCCATTGTGGAAAAGTGCTGGCCCCTAGACCGCTTCAAGATTTTGTTGAAGCTGGGAAAGTTCCCCAAATACGACAATCCTAAATTCGAGACTGACCAGGAAGCTTTTGAAGTACCATTTGCAACAGGTGCGGCACTGGTTGTAAGGAAAGAGGTTTCTGATAAGTACGGACTTTTCGATCCAGACTTCTTTATGTATTCCGAAGACATGGATCTCCAACATCGCTATTTTGAACACGGATTCAAAAGTGTCATTATCAGAACACCCCAGATTATCCATCTTTTCGGAATGAGTTCCAAGAAGGGGTCCGTCAAAAAAATCGAGATGAATTTCAAGAGTCTTTTTCTGTATATGAAAAAGCATTATTCTTTCGGCTACTACACCCTTTTCAGTTTGCTGTTCAAATCTCTTTATAGCATTTCCTTTTCCGTACGTCGCAGCTACACCTTAAAGGAAAAGTTTGCTCATATTAGATTCGTACAAAAACTATAA
- a CDS encoding glycosyltransferase family 4 protein, with product MRILELSRWLIPGGAERFIVDLSNELAKIEGNEVCICTYVREDVKKAAFYKPEISPAVTYRNLNGNLGKFNQIINIFKVLFFIMKWKPDVVHCHLQAFNMSILPCLLFRKIKFVNTLHNVAEKNIKPGLEKKLKSFLYRHGMQAVTISPICYRSFSNYMGFNNTVMIDNGCRDIHKTEEFENVRNEIQSYKKTPNTKIFINVARFSPQKNHPLMIEAFNRLAAKGYDVALLVIGSYEDDPQVFENIKALIKTERIHLLGHKNNVPDYLYNSDAFTLSSKWEGAPISLLEAAFAGCYPVCTPAGGCVDDICSEEWGLLSEDFSIEKYEAALIKFLEKDNIKRDEISALYQGKFSMRACAQKYMDEFNKLG from the coding sequence ATGAGAATTCTTGAATTAAGTCGCTGGTTAATTCCTGGTGGTGCAGAACGATTCATTGTAGATCTATCCAACGAATTAGCCAAGATTGAGGGAAACGAAGTCTGCATCTGCACTTACGTGCGAGAGGATGTTAAGAAAGCCGCTTTTTACAAGCCCGAGATTAGCCCCGCCGTTACCTACAGGAATCTGAATGGCAACCTGGGAAAGTTCAACCAGATTATCAATATTTTCAAGGTTCTGTTTTTCATTATGAAATGGAAGCCCGACGTGGTGCATTGCCACCTACAGGCTTTCAATATGAGTATCCTTCCCTGTTTGTTATTCCGCAAGATTAAGTTCGTCAACACGTTGCATAACGTTGCGGAAAAGAATATCAAGCCAGGCCTCGAAAAGAAGCTGAAGTCATTCCTGTATCGTCACGGAATGCAAGCCGTGACCATCTCCCCCATTTGCTACAGAAGCTTCTCGAATTATATGGGATTCAACAACACCGTCATGATTGATAACGGCTGCCGTGATATCCACAAGACAGAAGAATTCGAAAACGTCCGCAACGAGATCCAGTCCTACAAGAAGACTCCGAACACAAAGATTTTCATTAACGTCGCCCGATTTAGTCCTCAAAAGAACCACCCCTTGATGATCGAAGCATTTAACCGTCTCGCAGCAAAGGGCTATGATGTGGCCTTGCTCGTCATCGGTTCCTACGAAGACGATCCTCAGGTTTTTGAAAACATCAAGGCACTCATAAAAACAGAACGAATTCATCTGCTGGGTCACAAAAACAACGTTCCGGACTACCTGTACAACAGCGACGCATTCACCCTTTCGTCCAAATGGGAAGGCGCCCCCATATCGCTCCTAGAAGCAGCATTTGCAGGCTGCTACCCCGTATGCACTCCTGCAGGTGGTTGCGTAGACGACATCTGCTCCGAAGAATGGGGACTACTCTCCGAAGACTTCTCTATTGAGAAATACGAGGCCGCACTCATCAAGTTCCTGGAAAAGGACAACATCAAGCGAGATGAAATTTCCGCCTTGTACCAAGGCAAGTTTTCCATGAGAGCATGCGCTCAAAAGTACATGGACGAGTTTAATAAGTTAGGTTAA
- a CDS encoding SIS domain-containing protein yields the protein MIEENVYKHLESLIARYPSLAVCREDIANAYSVLEKAFANGGKLLIAGNGGSAADAEHIVGELMKGFVKPRKISAEYSKSLLEANEELGSVLSNALQGALPAIALDGHSALTTAYMNDCEPLLCFAQQVNGYGVFGDVFLGISTSGNSKNILYAATVAKAKGLKVVGLTGERESKLAAMSDVCIRVPQKETFMIQELHLPVYHCLCLMLEERFF from the coding sequence ATGATTGAAGAAAACGTTTATAAGCATCTGGAAAGCTTGATTGCCAGGTATCCGAGTTTGGCTGTTTGCCGTGAGGATATTGCAAATGCTTATTCCGTACTGGAAAAAGCTTTTGCCAATGGAGGCAAACTTCTCATTGCTGGCAATGGCGGTTCTGCTGCAGATGCGGAACATATTGTTGGTGAGTTAATGAAGGGCTTTGTTAAGCCCAGAAAGATTAGTGCGGAATATTCAAAATCCTTGCTTGAAGCAAATGAGGAATTGGGCTCTGTTCTTTCTAATGCTTTGCAGGGGGCACTTCCTGCAATCGCACTCGATGGACATTCGGCATTGACCACCGCCTATATGAATGACTGTGAACCACTGCTTTGCTTTGCTCAACAAGTCAATGGCTATGGCGTTTTCGGGGATGTATTCCTTGGCATTTCTACTTCTGGTAATAGCAAGAATATTCTTTATGCCGCTACCGTTGCAAAGGCAAAGGGTCTGAAGGTGGTTGGACTTACGGGTGAACGGGAAAGCAAGTTGGCTGCAATGTCCGACGTTTGCATCCGTGTTCCTCAGAAGGAAACCTTCATGATTCAGGAATTGCATCTTCCTGTTTATCATTGCCTCTGTTTGATGCTCGAAGAAAGATTCTTTTAA
- a CDS encoding HAD-IIIA family hydrolase: MKLIDIDISGYDTLLLDRDGTINVHIIGDYVRKWSDFEFIPGTFEALAKFAQHFKHIFIVTNQRGIGKGKYSEADLADIHARMCAEIASHGGRIDKIYFCSALTEEDVRRKPGRGMFDDILRDFPDVDPSKCLMLGDGDVDMEFAKNSGIAGIKVDSLKKEGSEYKYVIQ, encoded by the coding sequence ATGAAGCTCATAGATATTGACATTTCCGGTTACGACACCTTGCTGTTGGATCGCGACGGGACGATCAACGTCCATATTATTGGCGACTATGTCCGTAAATGGTCTGACTTCGAATTTATCCCGGGCACGTTTGAGGCCTTGGCTAAATTTGCCCAGCATTTCAAGCATATCTTCATTGTGACGAATCAGCGTGGCATTGGCAAGGGCAAGTATTCCGAAGCAGATCTTGCAGATATCCATGCAAGGATGTGTGCTGAAATTGCAAGTCATGGCGGTCGGATTGATAAGATCTATTTCTGTTCTGCCTTGACGGAAGAGGATGTAAGGCGTAAGCCAGGACGTGGCATGTTCGATGATATCCTTAGGGATTTCCCCGACGTGGATCCGTCTAAATGCCTAATGCTCGGTGATGGCGACGTGGATATGGAATTTGCCAAGAATAGCGGCATTGCCGGCATAAAAGTGGATTCCCTAAAGAAAGAGGGATCCGAGTATAAATACGTTATCCAATAA
- a CDS encoding glycosyltransferase family 4 protein, with protein MPLLFCGGSEKQIRFLVDGLSKRGYPVSVYVESSVKELAKDEQDFVQTHSNVSFVFGNSSVAATKDKNLIVKYAAKITSLLKMMMLLRKEIKKNKVQQVMVTNLTGLMLLFFFKFYHCEVIYNERNPGDAVTSFMWRRFLLKRCNQLVCNSKAASQIMSQRLKRPVPVINNGVKLQDFSPCQQNEGPYQILVPARISKIKNQKVIIEAIAELKDEFNFQVIFAGTVEDNQYYEELLKRCDQLDIKKYVKFIGFTSNIKHYYLNSQLLILASYEEGTPNVLLESYMYGVPVLASNIPMNADCILRKDLLFSTDDSKELASKIKQSMKRSSEETLNILKENRDFVVNNYGEDRMVSDYVKILFN; from the coding sequence ATGCCGTTGCTGTTTTGCGGAGGCTCCGAAAAACAGATTAGATTCCTTGTAGACGGTCTTTCCAAAAGAGGTTATCCCGTATCCGTCTATGTGGAATCCTCCGTCAAGGAATTAGCAAAGGACGAACAGGATTTCGTCCAGACACATTCCAACGTGTCCTTTGTTTTCGGGAACAGTTCCGTTGCCGCAACGAAAGACAAGAACCTCATTGTTAAGTACGCCGCTAAAATCACTTCGCTTTTAAAGATGATGATGTTGTTGCGTAAGGAAATCAAGAAGAACAAGGTCCAGCAGGTAATGGTCACAAACCTTACTGGTCTCATGTTGCTGTTTTTCTTCAAGTTTTATCACTGCGAAGTCATCTATAACGAGCGTAATCCAGGGGACGCCGTAACCAGCTTTATGTGGAGAAGATTCCTGCTGAAGCGTTGCAATCAGCTGGTGTGTAATTCAAAGGCGGCCTCCCAAATCATGTCCCAGCGGCTGAAACGACCTGTTCCCGTCATCAACAACGGGGTCAAGCTTCAAGACTTTTCTCCCTGCCAGCAAAATGAGGGACCTTACCAAATTCTTGTTCCTGCCAGAATTTCAAAAATCAAGAACCAGAAGGTGATTATTGAAGCCATCGCAGAACTAAAGGACGAGTTTAACTTCCAGGTCATCTTTGCAGGTACTGTAGAAGACAATCAGTACTATGAAGAGCTTCTAAAGCGTTGCGACCAGCTGGATATCAAGAAATACGTGAAATTTATTGGATTCACATCCAACATCAAGCACTACTACCTGAATTCACAATTGCTGATTTTAGCATCCTACGAAGAAGGTACCCCCAACGTACTTCTTGAGTCCTATATGTACGGAGTGCCTGTTCTGGCCTCCAATATTCCCATGAACGCAGACTGCATATTGAGAAAGGACCTTTTATTCTCAACGGATGATTCCAAGGAACTCGCCTCGAAAATAAAGCAATCGATGAAAAGATCCAGCGAGGAAACCTTAAATATCCTCAAGGAAAACAGAGATTTCGTCGTAAACAACTATGGTGAGGACCGAATGGTATCTGACTATGTCAAGATCCTGTTCAATTAG
- a CDS encoding WecB/TagA/CpsF family glycosyltransferase has translation MNKPFIKILNTRIDNYTVQELLEKLNKGVLVTPNVDDVMIHQNDEEFHKMADQAEFSVCDSRVLMLVSKLRGLSLKETIPGSSFFPKYCDYHAKNENIKVFLLGAREGVADIAKERINKRVGRDIIVGTYSPPFGFEKSDEECAKILDILKASPANVVLVGLGNPKQTKWIYKYKDQLPNIDVFMALGATIDFEAGNIKRAPKIFQKLALEWLYRLICEPKRLWRRYFIKDMPFFKQFFKQMIGKYQDPWAKKEEG, from the coding sequence ATGAATAAGCCATTTATCAAGATTCTGAATACTCGCATAGATAATTATACTGTGCAAGAATTGTTGGAGAAGTTGAACAAGGGTGTTCTTGTTACTCCAAACGTAGATGACGTCATGATTCACCAAAATGACGAAGAATTCCACAAAATGGCAGACCAGGCAGAGTTTTCCGTCTGTGACAGTAGAGTTCTTATGCTGGTATCCAAGCTTAGGGGATTAAGCCTTAAGGAAACCATTCCTGGATCCAGCTTCTTCCCGAAGTATTGCGATTACCATGCCAAAAACGAAAACATCAAGGTATTCCTTCTTGGTGCAAGGGAAGGCGTCGCAGACATCGCCAAGGAACGAATCAACAAGAGAGTTGGAAGAGATATCATCGTCGGTACCTATTCCCCGCCGTTCGGTTTCGAAAAGAGTGACGAGGAATGCGCTAAGATTCTTGACATCCTGAAGGCTTCTCCTGCTAACGTGGTTCTCGTTGGTCTCGGCAATCCGAAACAGACCAAATGGATTTACAAGTACAAGGACCAGCTGCCTAACATCGATGTGTTTATGGCATTAGGAGCGACCATCGACTTTGAGGCTGGAAACATCAAGAGAGCTCCTAAGATTTTCCAGAAACTGGCCTTGGAATGGCTATACAGACTTATTTGCGAACCCAAGAGACTGTGGCGACGCTACTTCATCAAGGACATGCCGTTTTTCAAGCAGTTCTTTAAGCAGATGATTGGCAAATACCAGGATCCCTGGGCAAAAAAAGAAGAAGGCTAA